The following proteins are co-located in the Lagenorhynchus albirostris chromosome 2, mLagAlb1.1, whole genome shotgun sequence genome:
- the ECM1 gene encoding extracellular matrix protein 1 isoform X5: protein MGTTSRAALVLACLAVASVASKGGSKASGQRELGPVHLTHPFQEVGYAAPPSPPLTRALPMDHPDTSQHSPHFEGQSEVQPSPSQKANPVQEELPPPQLPVEKKGDPPLPQEAVPLQEELSPPQVPIEQKEEKLAPFMDHSPPEPESSNPAQRCQQGRHQGGWGHRLDGFPPGRPSPDNLDQICLPNRQHVVYGPWNLPQTGFSHLVRQGETLNFLETGYSRCCRCHSYTNRLDCAKVTNICHLRRFCSVPRKLPATDPIQRQLQALTRLEGEFQHCCRQGNDHTCTWKAWKDTLDGYCDQEKATNTHHYSCCHYPPSPARDECFARQAPYPNYDRDILTLDLSRITPNFMSHLCGNQRVFTKHKQIPGLIQNVTARCCDLPFPEQACCAEEEKSAFIDDLCGPRRNFWRDSAFCCKLSRGDEQINCFNTNYLRNVALVAGDIRDAKDRREQGPTWGTNISPTSEPKEE from the exons ATGGGGACCACGTCCAGAGCAGCCTTGGTCTTGGCCTGTTTAGCTGTTGCTTCTGTAGCCTCTAAGGGAG GTAGCAAGGCTTCAGGGCAGAGGGAGCTGGGGCCAGTGCACCTCACCCACCCCTTTCAAGAAG TTGGCTATGCtgcacccccttccccacctctgaccagaGCTCTCCCCATGGATCACCCCGACACCTCTCAGCATAGCCCTCACTTTGAAGGACAGAGTGAAG TACAGCCATCTCCATCTCAGAAAGCCAACCCTGTCCAAGAggagctgccccctccccaactCCCTGTGGAAAAGAAAG GGGATCCGCCTCTCCCTCAAGAGGCCGTCCCCCTACAAGAAGAGCTGTCCCCTCCCCAGGTCCCTATTGAACAGAAGGAAG AAAAGCTGGCTCCCTTCATGGACCACAGCCCCCCAGAGCCTGAGTCTTCGAATCCAGCCCAGCGCTGCCAACAGGGCCGACACCAAGGTGGCTGGGGCCACCGGCTGGATGGCTTCCCCCCTGGGCGGCCTTCTCCGGACAATCTGGACCAGATCTGCCTTCCTAATCGTCAGCATGTGGTGTACGGCCCTTGGAACCTGCCACAGACTGGCTTTTCCCACCTTGTTCGTCAGGGTGAGACCCTCAATTTCCTGGAGACTGGATATTCCCGCTGCTGCCGCTGTCACAGCTACACAAACCGCTTGGACTGTGCGAAAGTCACG AACATCTGCCACCTAAGACGCTTCTGCTCTGTGCCACGCAAGCTCCCAGCTACTGACCCCATCCAAAGGCAGCTGCAGGCTCTGACCCGGCTGGAGGGGGAGTTCCAGCACTGCTGCCGGCAGGGGAACGACCACACCTGTACATGGAAGGCC TGGAAGGATACCCTTGATGGCTACTGTGATCAGGAAAAGGCTACAAATACCCACCACTACTCGTGTTGCCACTACCCTCCTAGCCCTGCCCGAGATGAGTGCTTTGCCCGGCAGGCTCCCTATCCCAACTATGACCGGGACATCTTGACCCTGGACCTCAGCCGAATCACCCCCAACTTCATGAGTCATCTCTGTGGAAATCAAAGGGTTTTCACCAAGCA TAAGCAGATTCCTGGGCTGATCCAGAACGTGACTGCCCGCTGCTGTGACCTGCCGTTTCCAGAGCAGGCCTGCTGTGCTGAGGAGGAG AAATCAGCCTTTATTGATGACCTGTGTGGTCCCCGACGTAACTTCTGGCGAGACTCTGCCTTCTGCTGTAAACTGAGTCGTGGGGATGAACAGATCAACTGCTTCAACACTAATTATCTGAGGAATGTGGCTCTAGTGGCTGGAGACATTAGGGATGCCAAGGACCGGAGGGAGCAGGGCCCAACTTGGGGAACAAATATCAGCCCCACCTCTGAGCCCAAGGAAGAGTG
- the ECM1 gene encoding extracellular matrix protein 1 isoform X2 translates to MGTTSRAALVLACLAVASVASKGGSKASGQRELGPVHLTHPFQEVGYAAPPSPPLTRALPMDHPDTSQHSPHFEGQSEGDPPLPQEAVPLQEELSPPQVPIEQKEEKLAPFMDHSPPEPESSNPAQRCQQGRHQGGWGHRLDGFPPGRPSPDNLDQICLPNRQHVVYGPWNLPQTGFSHLVRQGETLNFLETGYSRCCRCHSYTNRLDCAKVTWEDAMTRFCEAEFSVKTQPHWCCKRQGEARFSCFQDEAPWPHYQLQACPSHQPGISSGPELPFPPGLPTLDNIKNICHLRRFCSVPRKLPATDPIQRQLQALTRLEGEFQHCCRQGNDHTCTWKAWKDTLDGYCDQEKATNTHHYSCCHYPPSPARDECFARQAPYPNYDRDILTLDLSRITPNFMSHLCGNQRVFTKHKQIPGLIQNVTARCCDLPFPEQACCAEEEKSAFIDDLCGPRRNFWRDSAFCCKLSRGDEQINCFNTNYLRNVALVAGDIRDAKDRREQGPTWGTNISPTSEPKEE, encoded by the exons ATGGGGACCACGTCCAGAGCAGCCTTGGTCTTGGCCTGTTTAGCTGTTGCTTCTGTAGCCTCTAAGGGAG GTAGCAAGGCTTCAGGGCAGAGGGAGCTGGGGCCAGTGCACCTCACCCACCCCTTTCAAGAAG TTGGCTATGCtgcacccccttccccacctctgaccagaGCTCTCCCCATGGATCACCCCGACACCTCTCAGCATAGCCCTCACTTTGAAGGACAGAGTGAAG GGGATCCGCCTCTCCCTCAAGAGGCCGTCCCCCTACAAGAAGAGCTGTCCCCTCCCCAGGTCCCTATTGAACAGAAGGAAG AAAAGCTGGCTCCCTTCATGGACCACAGCCCCCCAGAGCCTGAGTCTTCGAATCCAGCCCAGCGCTGCCAACAGGGCCGACACCAAGGTGGCTGGGGCCACCGGCTGGATGGCTTCCCCCCTGGGCGGCCTTCTCCGGACAATCTGGACCAGATCTGCCTTCCTAATCGTCAGCATGTGGTGTACGGCCCTTGGAACCTGCCACAGACTGGCTTTTCCCACCTTGTTCGTCAGGGTGAGACCCTCAATTTCCTGGAGACTGGATATTCCCGCTGCTGCCGCTGTCACAGCTACACAAACCGCTTGGACTGTGCGAAAGTCACG TGGGAGGACGCAATGACCCGGTTCTGTGAGGCTGAGTTTTCTGTTAAGACCCAACCCCATTGGTGCTGCAAACGTCAGGGGGAGGCTCGATTCTCCTGCTTCCAAGACGAAGCTCCCTGGCCACACTACCAGCTCCAGGCCTGCCCCAGCCACCAGCCTGGTATTTCctcgggtcctgagctgcctttTCCCCCTGGGCTACCCACACTGGACAATATCAAGAACATCTGCCACCTAAGACGCTTCTGCTCTGTGCCACGCAAGCTCCCAGCTACTGACCCCATCCAAAGGCAGCTGCAGGCTCTGACCCGGCTGGAGGGGGAGTTCCAGCACTGCTGCCGGCAGGGGAACGACCACACCTGTACATGGAAGGCC TGGAAGGATACCCTTGATGGCTACTGTGATCAGGAAAAGGCTACAAATACCCACCACTACTCGTGTTGCCACTACCCTCCTAGCCCTGCCCGAGATGAGTGCTTTGCCCGGCAGGCTCCCTATCCCAACTATGACCGGGACATCTTGACCCTGGACCTCAGCCGAATCACCCCCAACTTCATGAGTCATCTCTGTGGAAATCAAAGGGTTTTCACCAAGCA TAAGCAGATTCCTGGGCTGATCCAGAACGTGACTGCCCGCTGCTGTGACCTGCCGTTTCCAGAGCAGGCCTGCTGTGCTGAGGAGGAG AAATCAGCCTTTATTGATGACCTGTGTGGTCCCCGACGTAACTTCTGGCGAGACTCTGCCTTCTGCTGTAAACTGAGTCGTGGGGATGAACAGATCAACTGCTTCAACACTAATTATCTGAGGAATGTGGCTCTAGTGGCTGGAGACATTAGGGATGCCAAGGACCGGAGGGAGCAGGGCCCAACTTGGGGAACAAATATCAGCCCCACCTCTGAGCCCAAGGAAGAGTG
- the ECM1 gene encoding extracellular matrix protein 1 isoform X3, producing MGTTSRAALVLACLAVASVASKGGSKASGQRELGPVHLTHPFQEVGYAAPPSPPLTRALPMDHPDTSQHSPHFEGQSEVQPSPSQKANPVQEELPPPQLPVEKKEKLAPFMDHSPPEPESSNPAQRCQQGRHQGGWGHRLDGFPPGRPSPDNLDQICLPNRQHVVYGPWNLPQTGFSHLVRQGETLNFLETGYSRCCRCHSYTNRLDCAKVTWEDAMTRFCEAEFSVKTQPHWCCKRQGEARFSCFQDEAPWPHYQLQACPSHQPGISSGPELPFPPGLPTLDNIKNICHLRRFCSVPRKLPATDPIQRQLQALTRLEGEFQHCCRQGNDHTCTWKAWKDTLDGYCDQEKATNTHHYSCCHYPPSPARDECFARQAPYPNYDRDILTLDLSRITPNFMSHLCGNQRVFTKHKQIPGLIQNVTARCCDLPFPEQACCAEEEKSAFIDDLCGPRRNFWRDSAFCCKLSRGDEQINCFNTNYLRNVALVAGDIRDAKDRREQGPTWGTNISPTSEPKEE from the exons ATGGGGACCACGTCCAGAGCAGCCTTGGTCTTGGCCTGTTTAGCTGTTGCTTCTGTAGCCTCTAAGGGAG GTAGCAAGGCTTCAGGGCAGAGGGAGCTGGGGCCAGTGCACCTCACCCACCCCTTTCAAGAAG TTGGCTATGCtgcacccccttccccacctctgaccagaGCTCTCCCCATGGATCACCCCGACACCTCTCAGCATAGCCCTCACTTTGAAGGACAGAGTGAAG TACAGCCATCTCCATCTCAGAAAGCCAACCCTGTCCAAGAggagctgccccctccccaactCCCTGTGGAAAAGAAAG AAAAGCTGGCTCCCTTCATGGACCACAGCCCCCCAGAGCCTGAGTCTTCGAATCCAGCCCAGCGCTGCCAACAGGGCCGACACCAAGGTGGCTGGGGCCACCGGCTGGATGGCTTCCCCCCTGGGCGGCCTTCTCCGGACAATCTGGACCAGATCTGCCTTCCTAATCGTCAGCATGTGGTGTACGGCCCTTGGAACCTGCCACAGACTGGCTTTTCCCACCTTGTTCGTCAGGGTGAGACCCTCAATTTCCTGGAGACTGGATATTCCCGCTGCTGCCGCTGTCACAGCTACACAAACCGCTTGGACTGTGCGAAAGTCACG TGGGAGGACGCAATGACCCGGTTCTGTGAGGCTGAGTTTTCTGTTAAGACCCAACCCCATTGGTGCTGCAAACGTCAGGGGGAGGCTCGATTCTCCTGCTTCCAAGACGAAGCTCCCTGGCCACACTACCAGCTCCAGGCCTGCCCCAGCCACCAGCCTGGTATTTCctcgggtcctgagctgcctttTCCCCCTGGGCTACCCACACTGGACAATATCAAGAACATCTGCCACCTAAGACGCTTCTGCTCTGTGCCACGCAAGCTCCCAGCTACTGACCCCATCCAAAGGCAGCTGCAGGCTCTGACCCGGCTGGAGGGGGAGTTCCAGCACTGCTGCCGGCAGGGGAACGACCACACCTGTACATGGAAGGCC TGGAAGGATACCCTTGATGGCTACTGTGATCAGGAAAAGGCTACAAATACCCACCACTACTCGTGTTGCCACTACCCTCCTAGCCCTGCCCGAGATGAGTGCTTTGCCCGGCAGGCTCCCTATCCCAACTATGACCGGGACATCTTGACCCTGGACCTCAGCCGAATCACCCCCAACTTCATGAGTCATCTCTGTGGAAATCAAAGGGTTTTCACCAAGCA TAAGCAGATTCCTGGGCTGATCCAGAACGTGACTGCCCGCTGCTGTGACCTGCCGTTTCCAGAGCAGGCCTGCTGTGCTGAGGAGGAG AAATCAGCCTTTATTGATGACCTGTGTGGTCCCCGACGTAACTTCTGGCGAGACTCTGCCTTCTGCTGTAAACTGAGTCGTGGGGATGAACAGATCAACTGCTTCAACACTAATTATCTGAGGAATGTGGCTCTAGTGGCTGGAGACATTAGGGATGCCAAGGACCGGAGGGAGCAGGGCCCAACTTGGGGAACAAATATCAGCCCCACCTCTGAGCCCAAGGAAGAGTG
- the ECM1 gene encoding extracellular matrix protein 1 isoform X4: MGTTSRAALVLACLAVASVASKGGSKASGQRELGPVHLTHPFQEVGYAAPPSPPLTRALPMDHPDTSQHSPHFEGQSEEKLAPFMDHSPPEPESSNPAQRCQQGRHQGGWGHRLDGFPPGRPSPDNLDQICLPNRQHVVYGPWNLPQTGFSHLVRQGETLNFLETGYSRCCRCHSYTNRLDCAKVTWEDAMTRFCEAEFSVKTQPHWCCKRQGEARFSCFQDEAPWPHYQLQACPSHQPGISSGPELPFPPGLPTLDNIKNICHLRRFCSVPRKLPATDPIQRQLQALTRLEGEFQHCCRQGNDHTCTWKAWKDTLDGYCDQEKATNTHHYSCCHYPPSPARDECFARQAPYPNYDRDILTLDLSRITPNFMSHLCGNQRVFTKHKQIPGLIQNVTARCCDLPFPEQACCAEEEKSAFIDDLCGPRRNFWRDSAFCCKLSRGDEQINCFNTNYLRNVALVAGDIRDAKDRREQGPTWGTNISPTSEPKEE, from the exons ATGGGGACCACGTCCAGAGCAGCCTTGGTCTTGGCCTGTTTAGCTGTTGCTTCTGTAGCCTCTAAGGGAG GTAGCAAGGCTTCAGGGCAGAGGGAGCTGGGGCCAGTGCACCTCACCCACCCCTTTCAAGAAG TTGGCTATGCtgcacccccttccccacctctgaccagaGCTCTCCCCATGGATCACCCCGACACCTCTCAGCATAGCCCTCACTTTGAAGGACAGAGTGAAG AAAAGCTGGCTCCCTTCATGGACCACAGCCCCCCAGAGCCTGAGTCTTCGAATCCAGCCCAGCGCTGCCAACAGGGCCGACACCAAGGTGGCTGGGGCCACCGGCTGGATGGCTTCCCCCCTGGGCGGCCTTCTCCGGACAATCTGGACCAGATCTGCCTTCCTAATCGTCAGCATGTGGTGTACGGCCCTTGGAACCTGCCACAGACTGGCTTTTCCCACCTTGTTCGTCAGGGTGAGACCCTCAATTTCCTGGAGACTGGATATTCCCGCTGCTGCCGCTGTCACAGCTACACAAACCGCTTGGACTGTGCGAAAGTCACG TGGGAGGACGCAATGACCCGGTTCTGTGAGGCTGAGTTTTCTGTTAAGACCCAACCCCATTGGTGCTGCAAACGTCAGGGGGAGGCTCGATTCTCCTGCTTCCAAGACGAAGCTCCCTGGCCACACTACCAGCTCCAGGCCTGCCCCAGCCACCAGCCTGGTATTTCctcgggtcctgagctgcctttTCCCCCTGGGCTACCCACACTGGACAATATCAAGAACATCTGCCACCTAAGACGCTTCTGCTCTGTGCCACGCAAGCTCCCAGCTACTGACCCCATCCAAAGGCAGCTGCAGGCTCTGACCCGGCTGGAGGGGGAGTTCCAGCACTGCTGCCGGCAGGGGAACGACCACACCTGTACATGGAAGGCC TGGAAGGATACCCTTGATGGCTACTGTGATCAGGAAAAGGCTACAAATACCCACCACTACTCGTGTTGCCACTACCCTCCTAGCCCTGCCCGAGATGAGTGCTTTGCCCGGCAGGCTCCCTATCCCAACTATGACCGGGACATCTTGACCCTGGACCTCAGCCGAATCACCCCCAACTTCATGAGTCATCTCTGTGGAAATCAAAGGGTTTTCACCAAGCA TAAGCAGATTCCTGGGCTGATCCAGAACGTGACTGCCCGCTGCTGTGACCTGCCGTTTCCAGAGCAGGCCTGCTGTGCTGAGGAGGAG AAATCAGCCTTTATTGATGACCTGTGTGGTCCCCGACGTAACTTCTGGCGAGACTCTGCCTTCTGCTGTAAACTGAGTCGTGGGGATGAACAGATCAACTGCTTCAACACTAATTATCTGAGGAATGTGGCTCTAGTGGCTGGAGACATTAGGGATGCCAAGGACCGGAGGGAGCAGGGCCCAACTTGGGGAACAAATATCAGCCCCACCTCTGAGCCCAAGGAAGAGTG
- the ECM1 gene encoding extracellular matrix protein 1 isoform X1, which yields MGTTSRAALVLACLAVASVASKGGSKASGQRELGPVHLTHPFQEVGYAAPPSPPLTRALPMDHPDTSQHSPHFEGQSEVQPSPSQKANPVQEELPPPQLPVEKKGDPPLPQEAVPLQEELSPPQVPIEQKEEKLAPFMDHSPPEPESSNPAQRCQQGRHQGGWGHRLDGFPPGRPSPDNLDQICLPNRQHVVYGPWNLPQTGFSHLVRQGETLNFLETGYSRCCRCHSYTNRLDCAKVTWEDAMTRFCEAEFSVKTQPHWCCKRQGEARFSCFQDEAPWPHYQLQACPSHQPGISSGPELPFPPGLPTLDNIKNICHLRRFCSVPRKLPATDPIQRQLQALTRLEGEFQHCCRQGNDHTCTWKAWKDTLDGYCDQEKATNTHHYSCCHYPPSPARDECFARQAPYPNYDRDILTLDLSRITPNFMSHLCGNQRVFTKHKQIPGLIQNVTARCCDLPFPEQACCAEEEKSAFIDDLCGPRRNFWRDSAFCCKLSRGDEQINCFNTNYLRNVALVAGDIRDAKDRREQGPTWGTNISPTSEPKEE from the exons ATGGGGACCACGTCCAGAGCAGCCTTGGTCTTGGCCTGTTTAGCTGTTGCTTCTGTAGCCTCTAAGGGAG GTAGCAAGGCTTCAGGGCAGAGGGAGCTGGGGCCAGTGCACCTCACCCACCCCTTTCAAGAAG TTGGCTATGCtgcacccccttccccacctctgaccagaGCTCTCCCCATGGATCACCCCGACACCTCTCAGCATAGCCCTCACTTTGAAGGACAGAGTGAAG TACAGCCATCTCCATCTCAGAAAGCCAACCCTGTCCAAGAggagctgccccctccccaactCCCTGTGGAAAAGAAAG GGGATCCGCCTCTCCCTCAAGAGGCCGTCCCCCTACAAGAAGAGCTGTCCCCTCCCCAGGTCCCTATTGAACAGAAGGAAG AAAAGCTGGCTCCCTTCATGGACCACAGCCCCCCAGAGCCTGAGTCTTCGAATCCAGCCCAGCGCTGCCAACAGGGCCGACACCAAGGTGGCTGGGGCCACCGGCTGGATGGCTTCCCCCCTGGGCGGCCTTCTCCGGACAATCTGGACCAGATCTGCCTTCCTAATCGTCAGCATGTGGTGTACGGCCCTTGGAACCTGCCACAGACTGGCTTTTCCCACCTTGTTCGTCAGGGTGAGACCCTCAATTTCCTGGAGACTGGATATTCCCGCTGCTGCCGCTGTCACAGCTACACAAACCGCTTGGACTGTGCGAAAGTCACG TGGGAGGACGCAATGACCCGGTTCTGTGAGGCTGAGTTTTCTGTTAAGACCCAACCCCATTGGTGCTGCAAACGTCAGGGGGAGGCTCGATTCTCCTGCTTCCAAGACGAAGCTCCCTGGCCACACTACCAGCTCCAGGCCTGCCCCAGCCACCAGCCTGGTATTTCctcgggtcctgagctgcctttTCCCCCTGGGCTACCCACACTGGACAATATCAAGAACATCTGCCACCTAAGACGCTTCTGCTCTGTGCCACGCAAGCTCCCAGCTACTGACCCCATCCAAAGGCAGCTGCAGGCTCTGACCCGGCTGGAGGGGGAGTTCCAGCACTGCTGCCGGCAGGGGAACGACCACACCTGTACATGGAAGGCC TGGAAGGATACCCTTGATGGCTACTGTGATCAGGAAAAGGCTACAAATACCCACCACTACTCGTGTTGCCACTACCCTCCTAGCCCTGCCCGAGATGAGTGCTTTGCCCGGCAGGCTCCCTATCCCAACTATGACCGGGACATCTTGACCCTGGACCTCAGCCGAATCACCCCCAACTTCATGAGTCATCTCTGTGGAAATCAAAGGGTTTTCACCAAGCA TAAGCAGATTCCTGGGCTGATCCAGAACGTGACTGCCCGCTGCTGTGACCTGCCGTTTCCAGAGCAGGCCTGCTGTGCTGAGGAGGAG AAATCAGCCTTTATTGATGACCTGTGTGGTCCCCGACGTAACTTCTGGCGAGACTCTGCCTTCTGCTGTAAACTGAGTCGTGGGGATGAACAGATCAACTGCTTCAACACTAATTATCTGAGGAATGTGGCTCTAGTGGCTGGAGACATTAGGGATGCCAAGGACCGGAGGGAGCAGGGCCCAACTTGGGGAACAAATATCAGCCCCACCTCTGAGCCCAAGGAAGAGTG